A single region of the Gemmatimonadaceae bacterium genome encodes:
- a CDS encoding DUF305 domain-containing protein — MKAPAVLMALGALAAVNLAACSRQHPQTAALSRMGPEAAKERARADSLRYPYTKADIDFMSGMIHHHAQAIQISKWAPSHGGSPSIIRLTERIINAQRDEINLMQGWLRDRNQLPPAADTLGTGMSHAGMQHAGMQHGASPMMPGMLTDEQLKQLDAARGTEFDRLFLTFMIQHHRGAVTMVKELFAARGAGQDETVFKFAADVEVDQSTEIRRMLQMLLELP; from the coding sequence ATGAAAGCACCCGCCGTCCTCATGGCACTCGGCGCACTCGCCGCGGTGAACCTCGCCGCGTGCAGCCGCCAGCATCCGCAGACGGCAGCCCTGTCCCGCATGGGACCCGAGGCTGCCAAGGAGCGGGCGCGCGCCGACTCGCTGCGCTACCCCTACACCAAGGCCGACATCGACTTCATGTCGGGGATGATTCACCACCACGCGCAGGCGATCCAGATCTCCAAGTGGGCCCCCTCGCATGGGGGGTCACCATCCATCATCCGCCTCACCGAGCGCATCATCAACGCGCAGCGCGACGAGATCAACCTCATGCAGGGCTGGCTGCGCGATCGCAACCAGCTCCCCCCGGCCGCCGACACGCTCGGTACCGGGATGTCGCATGCGGGAATGCAGCACGCCGGCATGCAGCACGGCGCGTCGCCGATGATGCCGGGGATGCTCACCGATGAGCAGCTCAAGCAGCTCGACGCGGCCCGCGGCACCGAGTTCGACCGCCTGTTCCTGACCTTCATGATCCAGCACCACCGCGGTGCCGTGACCATGGTGAAGGAACTCTTCGCCGCGCGCGGCGCCGGCCAGGACGAGACCGTCTTCAAGTTCGCCGCCGACGTCGAGGTCGACCAGTCGACAGAGATTCGCCGCATGCTGCAGATGCTCCTGGAACTTCCCTGA
- a CDS encoding multicopper oxidase domain-containing protein, with product MSRPNLALVATALIAVISMAACQQSPGGKRGEERTPSGLPPSSTTSPASSASQAPTRIPANISHGEAPVGTAADSAPVDPVVPPRSTDRLHRVRFEIVDTIIAVAPSVQYRAWTFQSRVPGPVVRVTQGDEIEFTLVNRGSIAHSMDFHAAQIAPSKYYVNILPGDSIHYRFTAEVAGAFMYHCGTAPVAAHIANGMYGALIVDPPGLRRAAKELVFVQSEFYMTANPTGPRSLAWDRLLGLAPDYVTFNGRAAQYATHPIRVKVNDLVRIYLVNAGPNRFSSFHVVGGIFERVFVDGSQRSPLEGVQTVAVPVGGGSIFEIRLKQPGEYPFVTHAFADATKGAVGVLLAE from the coding sequence ATGTCCCGCCCGAATCTCGCGCTCGTCGCGACCGCGCTCATTGCGGTCATCTCCATGGCTGCGTGCCAGCAGTCGCCGGGCGGGAAGCGTGGCGAGGAGCGCACGCCGTCGGGGTTGCCACCGTCATCGACGACGTCACCGGCGTCGTCCGCATCGCAGGCGCCTACGCGCATTCCCGCGAACATCTCGCATGGAGAGGCGCCGGTGGGAACGGCGGCTGACTCGGCACCCGTGGACCCCGTCGTTCCGCCGCGCTCGACGGATCGCCTGCATCGCGTGCGCTTCGAGATCGTCGACACCATCATCGCGGTCGCGCCGTCGGTGCAATACCGCGCGTGGACCTTCCAGTCGCGCGTCCCGGGGCCGGTGGTGCGCGTGACGCAGGGCGACGAGATCGAGTTCACCCTCGTCAACCGCGGGAGCATCGCGCACAGCATGGACTTCCACGCCGCGCAGATCGCGCCCAGCAAGTACTACGTGAACATCCTCCCGGGCGACTCGATCCACTATCGGTTCACGGCCGAGGTAGCGGGCGCCTTCATGTACCACTGCGGCACCGCACCGGTGGCCGCACACATCGCGAACGGCATGTACGGAGCGCTGATCGTGGACCCGCCGGGGCTGCGACGCGCGGCGAAGGAACTGGTCTTCGTGCAGAGCGAGTTCTACATGACGGCCAATCCCACCGGTCCCCGGTCGCTGGCGTGGGATCGCCTGCTGGGGCTGGCGCCAGACTACGTGACGTTCAACGGGCGCGCCGCGCAGTACGCCACGCACCCCATCCGGGTCAAGGTGAACGATCTGGTGCGCATCTACCTCGTGAATGCAGGTCCCAACCGCTTCTCGTCGTTCCACGTCGTTGGAGGGATCTTCGAACGCGTCTTCGTGGATGGCTCGCAGCGCTCCCCGCTGGAGGGGGTGCAGACGGTGGCGGTTCCGGTCGGAGGCGGATCGATCTTCGAGATCCGCCTCAAGCAGCCCGGGGAGTACCCGTTCGTCACCCACGCGTTTGCCGATGCGACCAAGGGGGCGGTGGGGGTGCTGCTGGCCGAGTGA
- a CDS encoding chloride channel protein, giving the protein MTEEWRTPPAYEPVRGRTVWLSCLALVLAVAAAVAAQGLTAIIALVTNAAFYGRLSTAFVAPGGGTHRPLVLLLTPMAGALAVGLMARYGSSAIRGHGIPEVMEKVLFGESRISARVLFLKPLSAAIAIGTGGPFGAEGPIIATGGALGSLAGQFLHVTADERKVLLAAGAAAGMSATFGSPVSAVLLAVELLLFEYRPRSIIPVALASATATAVRIAFVGAAPAFPIPLLAQPRGSALAVYTLLGLIMGVVAAGITRASYAIEDGYERLGHRFGVHWMWWPIAGALVVGVVGLVEPRTLGVGYDNIVAALAGSLTGRALLLLAILKFISWSCYLGSGTSGGTLAPLFTIGSGIGATAGAAIASVAPALGVDARIAGLVGMAAIFAGASHALLASIVFAFETTRQPVGLLPLLGACTAAYLSSLLVSRNSIMTEKLARRGVSVQTEYAVDHLSQVRVGDVATRAVVTLPAEETLASVRARLAAGGDGATHQGFPVVDASGALVGVVTRRDLVDVASGDALAVRQVVRRAPVVVHEDNTLRDVADVMVLEHVGRVPVIASDGSRRVVGIVSRSDLLAAHAPRLRAAHRVARSRRVWTFGSR; this is encoded by the coding sequence ATGACTGAGGAGTGGCGCACGCCGCCCGCCTACGAGCCGGTGCGCGGCCGCACGGTCTGGCTCTCGTGCCTGGCCCTCGTGCTCGCGGTGGCGGCGGCGGTGGCGGCTCAGGGGCTGACGGCCATCATCGCCCTCGTCACCAACGCCGCCTTCTACGGCCGCCTCTCGACCGCCTTCGTTGCGCCTGGCGGCGGCACGCATCGCCCGCTCGTCCTCCTCCTCACCCCGATGGCCGGGGCACTCGCCGTCGGGCTCATGGCGCGGTACGGGTCGAGCGCCATCCGCGGGCACGGCATTCCCGAGGTGATGGAGAAGGTGCTGTTCGGCGAGAGTCGTATCTCGGCGCGCGTCCTCTTCCTCAAGCCGCTGTCGGCCGCCATCGCCATCGGGACGGGAGGGCCGTTCGGCGCCGAGGGGCCGATCATTGCAACTGGCGGCGCCCTGGGGTCGCTCGCCGGTCAGTTCCTCCACGTCACCGCCGACGAGCGCAAGGTGCTTCTGGCCGCGGGGGCCGCCGCCGGGATGTCCGCCACCTTCGGGAGCCCCGTCAGCGCCGTCCTCCTCGCCGTGGAACTCCTGCTGTTCGAGTACCGTCCGCGGTCGATCATTCCCGTCGCGCTGGCCTCCGCCACCGCCACCGCGGTGCGCATCGCCTTTGTCGGTGCCGCTCCCGCCTTCCCCATCCCGCTGCTGGCCCAACCGCGCGGCAGCGCGCTCGCCGTCTACACCCTGCTGGGGCTCATCATGGGGGTCGTGGCCGCGGGGATCACGCGCGCCTCCTATGCCATCGAGGACGGCTACGAACGGCTTGGCCACCGCTTCGGCGTGCACTGGATGTGGTGGCCCATTGCCGGAGCGCTCGTCGTCGGGGTGGTGGGGCTCGTCGAGCCGCGCACGCTCGGCGTGGGCTATGACAACATCGTCGCAGCGCTCGCCGGGTCGCTGACGGGACGCGCGTTGCTCCTCCTGGCCATCCTCAAGTTCATCTCGTGGTCGTGCTACCTCGGGAGCGGGACGTCCGGCGGGACGCTGGCCCCGCTGTTCACGATCGGGAGCGGCATCGGCGCCACGGCGGGAGCGGCGATCGCATCCGTGGCGCCGGCGCTGGGCGTGGACGCGCGCATCGCCGGTCTCGTGGGCATGGCCGCCATCTTCGCTGGCGCGTCGCACGCCCTCCTGGCGTCCATCGTCTTCGCCTTCGAGACCACGCGTCAACCCGTCGGGCTCCTCCCGCTCCTGGGCGCCTGCACCGCCGCCTACCTGTCGTCGCTCCTCGTGAGCCGCAACTCGATCATGACGGAGAAGCTCGCCCGGCGCGGGGTGAGCGTGCAGACCGAGTACGCCGTGGACCACCTGTCGCAGGTGCGCGTGGGCGACGTGGCAACGCGCGCCGTCGTCACGTTGCCGGCGGAGGAGACGCTGGCCAGCGTGCGCGCGCGGCTGGCGGCGGGGGGCGACGGCGCGACGCACCAGGGGTTCCCGGTCGTCGACGCCAGCGGTGCCCTGGTGGGCGTGGTGACGCGGCGCGACCTCGTCGACGTTGCGTCTGGCGACGCCCTGGCTGTCCGCCAGGTGGTGCGCCGCGCACCGGTGGTCGTGCACGAGGACAACACGTTGCGCGACGTCGCTGACGTGATGGTGCTCGAGCACGTGGGGCGCGTGCCGGTGATTGCCAGCGACGGTTCGCGCCGCGTGGTGGGGATCGTCTCGCGCAGCGACCTCCTGGCGGCCCATGCCCCGCGGCTGCGGGCCGCGCACCGCGTAGCACGCAGCCGCCGCGTCTGGACGTTCGGTTCGCGTTAG
- a CDS encoding MarR family transcriptional regulator produces MDALRRLVRVLSASARTTARGASISGAQLFLLRQIAAAPGLSISELAARTLAGQSTISEVMARLVERRLVVRATHADDARRSALTLTRTGRALVARHSATAQERLLLGLAAMTDAERWAVAGALEQWLERAGYGDVPAAMFFEADGRAPLADRREDSRPRKRRLASGGGGGND; encoded by the coding sequence ATGGACGCGCTCCGCCGCCTCGTGCGCGTGTTGAGTGCGTCGGCGCGTACGACGGCGCGGGGGGCGAGCATCAGCGGCGCCCAGCTCTTCCTGCTGCGGCAGATCGCCGCCGCTCCCGGCCTCTCCATCAGCGAACTGGCCGCCCGCACCCTGGCGGGGCAGAGCACCATCTCCGAGGTGATGGCTCGGCTGGTCGAGCGTCGCCTCGTGGTGCGCGCGACCCACGCGGACGACGCGCGGCGCAGCGCGCTGACGCTCACGCGCACCGGGCGCGCTCTCGTGGCGCGGCACTCCGCCACCGCCCAGGAGCGGCTGCTCCTGGGGCTGGCGGCGATGACCGACGCCGAGCGGTGGGCGGTGGCCGGGGCGCTGGAGCAGTGGTTGGAACGGGCGGGCTACGGTGACGTCCCCGCCGCGATGTTCTTCGAGGCGGACGGGAGGGCGCCACTGGCAGACAGGCGCGAGGACTCCCGGCCACGGAAACGGCGCCTTGCATCTGGCGGAGGGGGCGGGAATGACTGA